In one window of Helianthus annuus cultivar XRQ/B chromosome 17, HanXRQr2.0-SUNRISE, whole genome shotgun sequence DNA:
- the LOC110924085 gene encoding uncharacterized protein LOC110924085, translating to MSNLAKLEFMALDITGKNYLSWALDAEIHANNLGDTIKEGNKTSTQDKAKAMIFLRHHIHESLKNEYLTIKDPLVLWTNLKERYDHQKTVILPRARYEWINLRLQDFKSISEYNSAMFRITSQLILCGENITDKEMLEKTFSTFHASNIVLQQQYRERGFTKYSDLISCLLVAEQNNELLMKNHETRPVPRSQNRGRGHGRGRGRAYGRGNYHGVQFKNRRTHQKLHDNEKKSNDERGKKKSGTSSNACYRCGGNNHWAGTCRTARHLVELYQQSIKDKQKGIETNFTYEDGNVDVPSGEKDHCNATNLDYDDFLIEQANLDSGDIMADTNQLDACNFPYA from the exons ATGTCGAACCTTGCAAAGCTTGAGTTTATGGCCTTAGACATCACTGGAAAAAATTATTTGTCATGGGCTTTGGATGCTGAAATCCATGCCAATAACCTTGGGGACACAATTAAAGAAGGAAATAAAACAAGTACCCAAGATAAAGCAAAGGCGATGATTTTCTTACGCCACCATATTCATGAGTCATTGAAAAATGAATATCTCACTATCAAAGATCCACTCGTCCTATGGACCAATTTAAAAGAAAGATATGACCATCAGAAAACAGTAATATTACCAAGAGCTCGTTATGAATGGATTAATTTAAGGTTGCAAGACTTTAAGTCTATAAGTGAGTATAACTCAGCAATGTTTAGAATCACGTCACAATTGATTCTATGTGGTGAAAATATTACTGATAAGGAGATGTTGGAAAAAACATTCTCCACCTTTCACGCCTCAAACATTGTCTTGCAACAACAATATCGTGAAAGGGGCTTCACCAAATACAGTGacttaatatcatgtttgctTGTGGCTGAGCAAAATAATGAGCTACTAATGAAAAACCATGAAACTCGTCCGGTTCCCCGTTCCCAGAA TCGTGGTCGTGGTCATGGACGTGGTCGTGGACGTGCATATGGTCGGGGGAATTATCATGGTGTTCAATTCAAAAATAGAAGAACCCACCAGAAGTTGCATGATAATGAAAAGAAATCCAATGATGAAAGAGGTAAAAAGAAAAGTGGAACCTCATCTAATGCATGCTATCGATGTGGTGGTAACAACCACTGGGCTGGTACATGTCGTACAGCCAGACACTTAGTAGAGCTTTACCAACAATCTATAAAAGACAAACAAAAAGGAATAGAGACAAATTTCACATATGAAGATGGAAATGTTGATGTCCCAAGTGGTGAAAAGGACCATTGTAATGCAACTAATCTGGATTATGATGATTTCCTTATCGAGCAAGCCAATTTGGATTCTGGTGATATCATGGCTGATACAAACCAGTTGGATGCTTGCAATTTTCCCTATGCATGA